The following are encoded together in the Dickeya lacustris genome:
- a CDS encoding amidohydrolase, translating into MKQHAQYEPLAQFIQAFRHDLHQHPELSNQEFETTRKIRAVLEKEGIRILDLPLKTGLVAEVGGLQDGPLVVVRSDIDALPIEEESGVAFSSKNSGVMHACGHDFHSSAALGAAILLKRIEPELKGTVRILFQAAEETGLGAPEVIAAGALDGAAAIFGIHNDPTLPVGVIGGKDGALTAGVDRFEINIAAKGCHAAKPHEGNDPIIILGQLISAVQTIISRTVPSDNNAVVSITQVHSGSTWNVIPDTAYLEGTVRTFSQQARDLIEQRFRQIVAGLASTFGAQIELIWHAGPPSVVNTPHWVEFALQVADAEGFEARRVEASPIGEDFAFYQQKLPGTFMMVGSGGPYALHHPKFRVDDRALFPTAHYLYQLATQSLEQLSHAA; encoded by the coding sequence ATGAAACAGCATGCCCAGTATGAGCCGCTGGCTCAATTTATTCAGGCATTCCGGCACGATTTGCATCAACACCCGGAGTTGTCCAATCAGGAGTTTGAAACCACGCGGAAAATTCGCGCCGTGCTGGAAAAAGAAGGCATTCGCATTCTGGATTTGCCGCTAAAAACCGGTCTGGTGGCCGAAGTGGGCGGCTTACAGGATGGCCCGCTGGTGGTGGTGCGTTCTGACATTGACGCGCTGCCGATTGAAGAAGAGTCCGGCGTGGCGTTCAGTTCGAAAAATAGCGGCGTCATGCACGCCTGCGGCCATGATTTCCACTCCTCGGCAGCGCTGGGTGCGGCGATTTTACTAAAACGCATCGAGCCTGAATTAAAGGGTACCGTGCGTATTCTGTTTCAGGCTGCCGAAGAAACCGGCCTTGGTGCTCCCGAGGTGATTGCCGCAGGCGCATTAGACGGTGCGGCGGCCATTTTCGGCATTCATAACGACCCGACGCTGCCAGTTGGTGTTATCGGCGGTAAAGACGGCGCGCTGACGGCGGGCGTTGACCGCTTTGAAATCAACATTGCCGCCAAAGGCTGCCACGCTGCCAAGCCGCATGAAGGCAATGACCCTATCATCATTTTGGGGCAGTTGATTAGCGCGGTGCAGACTATTATCAGCCGTACCGTGCCGTCTGATAATAACGCGGTGGTGTCGATTACTCAGGTACACAGCGGTAGCACCTGGAACGTTATCCCCGATACGGCCTATCTCGAAGGGACGGTACGTACGTTTAGCCAGCAAGCGCGTGACCTTATCGAGCAGCGCTTTCGCCAGATTGTTGCTGGCCTTGCCAGCACATTTGGGGCGCAAATCGAGCTGATTTGGCACGCCGGGCCGCCTTCCGTGGTCAATACACCGCATTGGGTGGAGTTTGCGCTACAGGTGGCTGATGCCGAAGGTTTTGAGGCGCGCCGTGTCGAGGCGAGCCCGATTGGTGAAGATTTTGCGTTCTACCAGCAAAAGCTACCGGGGACGTTCATGATGGTTGGCTCCGGCGGCCCTTACGCGCTGCACCATCCTAAATTCCGGGTGGACGACCGCGCGCTGTTTCCCACCGCGCATTACCTGTATCAACTGGCCACGCAGAGTCTGGAGCAGTTGTCACACGCTGCCTGA